The following proteins are encoded in a genomic region of Gouania willdenowi chromosome 6, fGouWil2.1, whole genome shotgun sequence:
- the LOC114466142 gene encoding zinc finger protein 11-like — protein MESPHPAKDAPVLMLPSLRLFIPPLRLTAAAMWNVVQNGCVHDYGMVEEFVSTITELVPELLNADQKAQLLLGLRARVVLELCRSTEMTDRESVEIHLDRINTLVSSWASQPCFVEVEFPESNFSNQVKALLMDSEEREKFFQDVFPTDFGPDYDSALQVLMLDFLSRLEKLLPLPDIQQTASLLSAAPSALEECTHSVPDPHHLKEVLLYHTALGHFDLSDETQTIPSSFGNCILSSLSLPQLEKVVIDTEQIQLQPTSEQIQGCVTVQVEGETVTLLDYIQIEQPCSPVAEPQDMGDQVNIEETVGNVTHQEEEEEEAEPGDDLKPAVFQPLKQSKRLQMKRSASKEEEEESNATAKRQRKKYSNSKTCPVCNKSFLRAAAMRRHQETHDANRDLKYKCGSCGKRFRDHYDLNRHNMRVHEKSELEEDVADPAIPDVLEEKNCSLCGKYFARQVDMERHMKSHSEDRPYKCLFCQKKFKNPYILNRHEKDICKRRRRREALSSPQQSAEPLAEGRVCPICNRILPCTADIAKHLRSHSEERPFICVTCEKGFKYKDTLKKHQIIHGHEGIREEESKSVEEILAEADSLICADPCPVENRVGDPESSVEVCEDSLPPGTQRVHQKPMKPCPVCSRVFDSVKNLNRHVRCHTEDRPYHCVHCKKRFKHMHGLKRHQIYAVCHKKASRFLLKRDLRVWPGNGEGSGPDAALKIPVWCSNCGKHFEYVSALKEHQENVCKLNLSDATKCVVCGKEFKSVTMLKVHQRIHDPLYCKECGKILASQAAFERHKLMHRPMQCGMCDKTFTLLRRLREHYEKQHNFTGPYPCTQCGKTFVQLSYLIIHERIHKGEFPYVCDLCPEKFRSSNCLTVHQRKHTGEKPFLCWQCGKCYRSASELTVHMGTHSEERPWACSQCDMAYRTKLQLTNHVEQIHIGVRYPCTSCGKKFMKETSLKRHELTHTGERPHQCTVCGKTFLTANELRLHNRYHTGERPYKCDVCSKAFIQSGYLKSHMRIHTGEKPFKCDVCEKAFRLSYHMKKHRRTHGGKPSSFVCEECGVAFFQKKLLWEHSLTHDVKLEPTFIQVHNSFVNV, from the exons ATGGAGAGCCCGCACCCCGCTAAGGACG CTCCGGTCCTCATGCTGCCGTCGCTCCGCCTCTTCATCCCTCCTCTGCGCCTGACCGCCGCCGCCATGTGGAACGTGGTGCAGAACGGCTGCGTGCACGACTACGGGATGGTGGAGGAGTTCGTCAGCACCATCACGGAGCTGGTGCCGGAGCTTCTGAACGCGGACCAGAAAGCTCAGCTCCTGCTGGGGCTCAGGGCGCGG GTGGTCCTGGAGCTGTGCCGGTCCACAGAGATGACAGACAGAGAGTCTGTAGAGATCCACCTGGACCGGATCAACACGCTGGTCTCATCCTGGGCCTCACAG CCGTGCTTTGTGGAGGTGGAGTTTCCAGAATCTAACTTCTCCAATCAGGTGAAGGCGCTGCTAATGGActcagaggagagagagaagtTCTTCCAG GATGTTTTTCCCACAGATTTCGGACCCGACTATGACAGCGCACTGCAGGTGCTGATGCTGGACTTCCTGTCTAGACTAGAGAAGCTCCTCCCCCTACCGGACATCCAACAG ACCGCCTCGTTGCTCAGCGCCGCTCCATCAGCCCTGGAGGAGTGCACTCACTCGGTTCCCGACCCACACCACCTTAAAGAAGTCCTGCTGTACCACACGGCGCTGGGACACTTTGACCTGTCCG ATGAAACACAGACCATTCCTTCTTCCTTTGGGAACTGCATCCTGTCCTCGCTCTCACTTCCTCAGCTGGAGAAGGTCGTGATCGACACAGAGCAGATCCAGCTCCAGCCGACGTCGGAGCAGATCCAGGGCTGCGTGACCGTCCAGGTGGAGGGCGAGACCGTGACGCTGCTCGACTACATCCAGATCGAGCAGCCGTGCAGCCCGGTGGCGGAACCCCAGGACATGGGGGATCAAGTAAATATAGAGGAAACAGTTGGGAACGTCACGcaccaggaggaagaggaggaggaggcggagccagGAGATGACCTGAAGCCGGCCGTGTTTCAGCCGCTGAAGCAGAGCAAACGACTCCAGATGAAGAGAAGCGCCtcgaaggaggaggaagaggagagcaACGCCACCGCCAAGAGGCAACGCAAGAAATACTCCAACAGTAAGACGTGCCCCGTGTGCAACAAGTCTTTCCTGCGTGCTGCCGCCATGAGGCGACACCAGGAAACACACGACGCAAACAGAGACCTGAAGTACAAGTGCGGCAGCTGCGGAAAACGATTCCGCGACCATTACGACCTGAACAGACACAACATGCGCGTTCACGAGAAGAGCGAGCTGGAAGAGGACGTGGCAGATCCCGCCATCCCGGATGTCCTGGAGGAAAAGAACTGTTCGCTGTGCGGGAAGTACTTTGCTCGCCAAGTGGACATGGAGCGACACATGAAGTCACACTCGGAGGACCGGCCGTACAAGTGCTTGTTTTGCCAGAAGAAGTTCAAGAACCCGTACATCCTGAATCGACACGAGAAAGATATCTGCAAACGGCGGCGGCGGCGGGAGGCGCTGTCCAGCCCACAGCAGTCGGCGGAGCCGTTGGCTGAGGGCAGAGTCTGCCCCATCTGCAACCGGATCCTCCCGTGCACCGCCGACATCGCCAAGCACCTACGCTCGCACTCGGAGGAGCGTCCGTTCATCTGCGTCACCTGCGAGAAGGGCTTCAAGTACAAAGACACGCTGAAGAAGCACCAGATAATTCACGGACACGAAGGCATCCGGGAGGAGGAGAGCAAGTCAGTGGAGGAGATTTTAGCTGAGGCCGACTCTCTGATCTGCGCCGATCCCTGTCCAGTGGAAAACCGGGTCGGTGATCCGGAATCGTCAGTGGAAGTCTGTGAGGACTCGCTGCCTCCTGGGACGCAGAGAGTCCATCAGAAGCCTATGAAACCATGTCCGGTTTGTTCGCGGGTGTTTGATAGCGTGAAAAACCTGAACCGGCACGTCCGGTGTCACACGGAGGACCGTCCGTACCATTGCGTTCACTGCAAGAAGCGCTTCAAGCACATGCATGGCCTAAAGAGGCACCAAATCTACGCTGTCTGCCACAAGAAAGCCTCGCGCTTCCTCCTGAAGAGAGACCTGCGAGTCTGGCCCGGTAATGGTGAGGGGTCCGGCCCTGATGCGGCTCTGAAGATACCAGTGTGGTGCTCCAACTGCGGTAAACACTTTGAGTACGTGTCGGCGTTGAAGGAGCACCAGGAGAACGTCTGCAAACTCAACTTAAGCGATGCCACCAAATGCGTCGTCTGCGGCAAAGAGTTCAAGAGCGTGACGATGCTGAAGGTGCACCAGAGGATCCACGACCCGCTCTACTGCAAGGAGTGTGGCAAGATCCTGGCCAGCCAGGCCGCCTTCGAGCGACACAAGCTCATGCACCGACCCATGCAGTGCGGCATGTGCGACAAGACGTTCACACTGCTGCGGCGCCTGAGGGAGCACTACGAAAAGCAGCACAACTTCACCGGGCCCTACCCATGCACGCAATGCGGCAAGACCTTCGTCCAACTGTCCTACCTCATCATCCACGAGAGGATCCACAAAGGAGAGTTTCCCTACGTGTGCGACCTGTGTCCGGAGAAGTTCCGCTCCTCCAACTGTCTGACGGTCCACCAGCGCAAACACACTGGGGAGAAGCCCTTCCTCTGCTGGCAGTGTGGGAAGTGCTACCGCTCGGCGTCGGAGCTCACCGTGCACATGGGGACGCACTCGGAGGAGAGACCGTGGGCCTGCTCCCAGTGCGACATGGCCTACCGCACCAAGCTGCAGCTCACCAACCACGTGGAGCAGATCCACATCGGCGTCCGCTATCCGTGCACCAGCTGCGGGAAGAAGTTCATGAAGGAGACGTCACTGAAGAGACACGAGCTGACCCACACGGGAGAGCGCCCACACCAGTGCACCGTGTGCGGCAAGACCTTCCTCACCGCCAACGAGTTGCGGCTGCACAACCGCTACCACACCGGGGAGCGACCGTACAAGTGCGATGTGTGCAGTAAGGCCTTCATCCAGTCCGGATACCTCAAGTCGCACATGCGCATCCACACAGGGGAGAAGCCGTTCAAATGCGACGTATGCGAGAAAGCGTTCCGCCTATCGTATCACATGAAGAAGCACCGCAGGACTCACGGTGGGAAGCCCAGCAGCTTCGTGTGCGAGGAGTGCGGCGTGGCGTTCTTCCAGAAGAAGCTGCTGTGGGAACACTCGCTGACTCATGATGTGAAGTTGGAGCCCACGTTTATCCAGGTCCACAACTCTTTCGTAAATGTATAA